In the Klebsiella aerogenes KCTC 2190 genome, one interval contains:
- a CDS encoding bifunctional diguanylate cyclase/phosphodiesterase, whose protein sequence is MPKLTPNTYPITLVKSVLVVSLLALILIIISLTGLFNYQSRQVSSAIDKKIIGSQYAFIQHTLEDAVDRPRQITNLFLQYIQGESNNIDKDTLVPEMVYLTARAFKTMPAFQSLSWFAENGSSIAVIRDNHSNQIYLQRTQRDNHHSLVKYSGLSPQTNIVNVNNAFNVADLQQFRRARQQTQGFWQRSLSTGSLIMSWNQPVYDKQGRFIGAIASGATPADMTAYLQSLLPDKSYALLLIDDNNRIVARSGNQHKWQQDRQLIAKLTSAQPSPTSFSLRTEDESLLAIAFSVQDRQHLLNWKAVLIAPQHAEMAEMNKQRQLVTFATTLFIFILILILMMIISHFTGALKDVADKVRLGLMPWKKPTKRVFPEIASLDAALSNLYAIIPDTFESKRRKLEEDSETGFLTRSGLLHCESLYRHRNMLAMVYVNNYNSVKNVLGTTQARQFIHQFTLRLRKILPEGALCCRDREDLFIIAFDGMYAEKDVDWYSALLASVFRMSASDMPGESHIFTGHIGMLIESLTPENIGECLMNVSLALQHAQMERSGTSKLFTAAMREEEVNNLRLHQALCDDLHSEGFHLVLQPIVSFESQRPCKEGECLIRWQSNVLGFVPPDKFIALAEHTGMIVPLGKWIIETACRELAAFITRGAPRDFKLHVNISAIQLQQPDFAQHLLESIHANDLMNSNICLEITESVLLHDTWRIVEILAYLRRLSVCIAIDDFGSGYSSLSYLHSLPFDCLKIDRGFVSNVLNDKKSEAVIASVLMLARSFSVPLVAEGVETREMAEKLQEMGCDLAQGYYYSRPKTFDSFDVANGFFVVEPE, encoded by the coding sequence ATGCCAAAGCTGACCCCAAATACCTATCCCATCACCCTGGTAAAAAGCGTGCTGGTGGTTTCACTGCTGGCGCTAATACTGATTATTATCAGTTTGACTGGCTTGTTTAACTATCAGTCGCGTCAGGTCAGTAGTGCCATTGATAAAAAAATCATTGGTTCTCAGTATGCGTTTATTCAGCATACACTTGAGGATGCCGTCGATCGCCCACGACAAATAACGAATCTATTTTTACAATATATTCAGGGCGAAAGTAACAACATCGATAAGGATACTTTAGTTCCTGAAATGGTGTATTTGACGGCGCGCGCGTTTAAAACTATGCCCGCCTTCCAGAGCCTGTCGTGGTTTGCGGAAAATGGCTCCAGTATTGCTGTTATTCGTGACAATCATAGTAATCAAATTTATTTACAACGAACCCAGCGTGATAATCATCACTCCCTGGTTAAATACAGCGGGTTAAGCCCGCAGACCAATATTGTCAACGTCAATAACGCGTTTAATGTTGCTGATTTACAGCAGTTTCGCCGCGCTCGCCAGCAAACGCAAGGTTTCTGGCAACGCTCTCTCTCTACCGGCAGTTTGATCATGAGCTGGAACCAGCCAGTGTACGATAAACAAGGCCGCTTCATCGGGGCGATCGCCAGCGGCGCCACACCTGCAGATATGACCGCTTATTTACAGAGTCTCCTGCCGGATAAAAGCTATGCTCTTCTGCTTATCGATGACAACAATCGCATTGTCGCGCGTTCCGGCAACCAACATAAATGGCAGCAGGACCGCCAATTGATAGCAAAGCTTACCTCGGCGCAGCCGTCGCCGACGTCATTTTCCTTGCGTACAGAGGACGAGTCTTTGTTGGCGATCGCCTTTAGCGTGCAGGACCGCCAACATCTGCTGAACTGGAAGGCGGTACTTATCGCGCCACAGCATGCGGAAATGGCGGAAATGAATAAACAGCGTCAACTTGTGACCTTCGCCACGACACTGTTTATTTTTATTCTGATATTGATTCTGATGATGATTATTTCTCATTTCACCGGCGCCTTAAAGGACGTTGCAGATAAAGTGCGTCTGGGGTTAATGCCGTGGAAGAAACCAACTAAACGCGTATTTCCGGAAATAGCATCGTTGGATGCAGCATTGAGCAACCTGTATGCAATTATTCCAGACACTTTCGAATCTAAACGCCGGAAGCTGGAAGAAGATAGCGAAACCGGTTTTTTAACCCGTAGCGGTTTACTGCATTGTGAGTCGCTGTACCGTCATCGCAATATGCTGGCGATGGTATACGTTAACAACTACAACTCGGTTAAGAATGTGCTCGGTACGACTCAGGCCCGACAGTTTATTCACCAGTTTACTTTACGCCTTCGCAAAATATTGCCTGAAGGGGCATTATGTTGTCGTGATCGAGAAGACTTGTTCATTATCGCTTTTGATGGCATGTATGCCGAAAAGGATGTCGACTGGTACAGCGCGCTACTTGCTTCTGTTTTTCGTATGTCTGCTTCTGATATGCCCGGCGAATCGCATATATTTACTGGCCATATTGGCATGTTGATTGAATCATTAACCCCAGAGAACATCGGCGAATGTCTGATGAATGTTAGTCTGGCTTTACAGCATGCCCAGATGGAGCGTAGCGGTACGAGTAAACTTTTCACGGCCGCCATGCGTGAAGAGGAAGTGAATAATCTGCGTCTGCATCAGGCGTTATGCGACGATCTCCATTCGGAAGGTTTCCATCTCGTTTTGCAGCCGATCGTTTCATTTGAATCGCAGCGGCCTTGTAAAGAAGGTGAATGCCTGATCCGCTGGCAATCAAATGTGTTGGGCTTCGTGCCGCCCGACAAATTTATCGCCCTTGCCGAGCACACCGGCATGATTGTGCCGTTAGGGAAATGGATAATTGAAACCGCCTGTCGTGAACTTGCCGCGTTTATCACGCGCGGCGCGCCGCGTGATTTTAAACTGCACGTCAATATCTCGGCAATTCAGCTTCAGCAACCTGATTTTGCTCAGCATCTGCTGGAATCAATTCACGCTAATGATTTGATGAACAGCAATATTTGTCTTGAAATCACCGAAAGCGTCTTGCTGCATGACACGTGGCGAATTGTCGAAATACTGGCTTATCTACGTCGTCTTAGCGTATGTATAGCGATTGATGATTTTGGTTCCGGTTATTCCAGCCTCTCGTATCTGCATTCGCTGCCATTTGATTGTCTGAAGATTGACCGCGGGTTTGTCAGCAATGTACTTAACGATAAAAAAAGCGAAGCGGTTATCGCCTCGGTGTTAATGTTGGCGCGAAGTTTTTCCGTGCCGCTGGTGGCCGAAGGCGTTGAAACGCGCGAAATGGCAGAAAAACTGCAGGAGATGGGCTGTGATTTGGCCCAGGGATATTATTATTCCCGGCCGAAAACGTTTGATAGTTTTGACGTCGCCAATGGGTTTTTCGTTGTTGAACCGGAATGA
- a CDS encoding L-threonylcarbamoyladenylate synthase: MSQFFYIHPDNPQARLINQAVEIVRKGGVIVYPTDSGYALGCKIEDKGAMERICRIRQLPDGHNFTLMCRDLSELSTYAFVDNVAFRLIKNNTPGNYTFILKGTKEVPRRLLQEKRKTIGMRVPANPIAQMLLETLGEPMLSTSLMLPGNEFTESDPEEIKDRLEKVVDLIIHGGYLGQQPTTVIDLTEDAPVVLREGVGDIKPFQ, from the coding sequence ATGAGCCAGTTTTTCTATATCCATCCCGATAATCCGCAGGCGCGGTTGATTAATCAGGCGGTGGAAATTGTGCGTAAGGGCGGGGTTATCGTTTATCCAACGGACTCTGGCTATGCCCTGGGTTGCAAAATCGAAGATAAAGGGGCGATGGAGCGGATCTGCCGTATCCGTCAGTTGCCGGATGGCCACAATTTCACCCTGATGTGCCGCGATCTCTCCGAGTTATCGACCTACGCGTTTGTCGATAACGTGGCGTTTCGTCTTATCAAAAACAATACGCCGGGCAACTACACGTTCATTCTTAAGGGAACGAAAGAGGTGCCGCGCCGCCTGTTGCAAGAAAAGCGTAAAACCATTGGGATGCGCGTGCCGGCGAACCCTATCGCCCAGATGCTGCTGGAAACGCTTGGCGAACCGATGCTCTCGACATCGTTGATGCTGCCAGGTAATGAATTCACGGAGTCCGATCCGGAAGAGATTAAAGACCGTCTGGAGAAGGTGGTCGATCTGATTATTCACGGCGGTTATCTTGGCCAGCAGCCGACGACGGTTATCGACCTGACCGAAGACGCGCCGGTGGTGCTTCGTGAAGGCGTCGGTGATATCAAACCCTTCCAGTGA
- the rnm gene encoding RNase RNM — MSDTNYAVIYDLHSHTVASDGRLTPEELVHRAHEMRVGTLAITDHDSVAAIPAARAEIARAELPLTLITGVEISTLWENHEIHIVGLNIDIDHSAMTQLLCEQKARRNQRGQMIAERLEKARIPGAWEGALKLADGGAVTRGHFARFLVEAGFASNIADVFKKYLARGKTGYVPPQWCTIKQAIDVIHHSGGKAVIAHPGRYDLSAKWLKRLLAHFSEQGGDAMEVAQCQQAPHERAQLASYAQQFGLMASQGSDFHQPCPWIELGRKLWLPAGVEGIWRSWEVAAEQIEREV; from the coding sequence TTGAGCGACACTAATTACGCGGTCATTTATGACCTGCACAGCCATACCGTCGCCTCCGATGGGCGATTGACTCCAGAAGAGCTGGTACATCGCGCGCATGAGATGCGGGTGGGGACGCTGGCAATCACCGATCATGATAGCGTGGCGGCCATTCCGGCAGCGCGTGCCGAAATTGCGCGGGCTGAACTGCCGCTCACGCTTATCACCGGGGTAGAAATTTCCACCCTGTGGGAAAACCACGAAATTCATATCGTCGGACTGAATATTGATATCGACCATTCGGCGATGACGCAACTGCTCTGTGAACAGAAAGCGCGGCGCAACCAGCGCGGGCAGATGATTGCCGAACGGTTGGAGAAAGCGCGTATCCCCGGTGCCTGGGAAGGGGCGTTAAAGCTCGCCGATGGCGGCGCGGTCACCCGCGGCCATTTTGCCCGCTTTTTAGTTGAAGCCGGCTTTGCGAGCAATATTGCCGATGTATTCAAAAAATATCTCGCCCGCGGGAAAACCGGATACGTTCCGCCGCAGTGGTGTACAATAAAACAAGCGATTGATGTCATTCATCATTCTGGCGGCAAAGCGGTGATCGCCCATCCGGGGCGTTACGATCTTTCTGCCAAATGGCTGAAACGGCTGTTGGCCCATTTTAGCGAGCAGGGCGGCGACGCGATGGAGGTCGCCCAATGCCAGCAGGCGCCGCATGAGCGCGCGCAGCTGGCGAGCTACGCGCAACAGTTTGGTTTGATGGCGTCGCAGGGTTCGGATTTCCACCAGCCTTGCCCGTGGATTGAACTGGGGCGCAAACTTTGGCTACCCGCTGGCGTGGAAGGGATCTGGCGCAGTTGGGAAGTGGCCGCTGAACAAATTGAGAGGGAAGTATGA
- a CDS encoding anthranilate synthase component 1, with protein sequence MQTSKPALELLTSDAIYRENPTALFHQLCGARPATLLLESADIDSKDDLKSLLLVDSALRITALGNTVTVQALSANGAALLELLDNALPSGIENLRQPNSRVLTFPPVSALLDEDARLCSLSVFDAFRLLQDLVSVPQAEREAMFFGGLFAYDLVAGFEDLPPLNTDTACPDYCFYLAETLLVIDHQTKSTRIQASLFTPLENEKQRLLQRIAQLRQQLNEPPAPLPVTTVAEMRCDVDQSDEEYGAVVRKMQRAIRAGEIFQVVPSRRFSLPCPSPLASYDVLKKSNPSPYMFFMQDNDFTLFGASPESSLKYDAVSRQIEIYPIAGTRPRGRRADGSLDRDLDSRIELEMRTDHKELSEHLMLVDLARNDLARICTPGSRYVADLTKVDRYSFVMHLVSRVVGELRRDLDVLHAYRACMNMGTLSGAPKVRAMQLIAAAEGKRRGSYGGAVGYFTAHGDLDTCIVIRSAYVEDGIATVQAGAGIVLDSVPQSEADETRNKARAVLRAIAQAHHAKETF encoded by the coding sequence ATGCAAACATCAAAACCAGCGCTCGAGCTTCTCACCAGCGACGCCATCTATCGCGAAAACCCGACGGCGTTATTCCATCAATTATGCGGCGCGCGTCCGGCAACCTTGCTGCTGGAATCGGCCGACATCGATAGTAAAGACGATTTAAAAAGCCTGCTGCTGGTCGATAGCGCCCTGCGCATTACCGCTCTTGGCAATACCGTCACTGTCCAGGCGCTTTCAGCGAACGGTGCCGCGCTGCTTGAACTGCTGGATAACGCATTGCCGTCCGGCATTGAGAATCTGCGCCAGCCGAACAGCCGGGTACTCACCTTCCCACCGGTTAGCGCCCTGCTGGATGAAGACGCTCGCCTGTGCTCGTTATCGGTGTTCGATGCGTTTCGTCTGTTACAGGATTTGGTCAGCGTCCCGCAGGCCGAGCGCGAAGCGATGTTCTTCGGCGGCCTGTTCGCTTACGACCTGGTGGCCGGTTTTGAGGATTTACCACCGCTCAATACCGATACCGCCTGCCCGGATTACTGTTTCTACCTGGCGGAGACGCTGCTGGTCATCGATCACCAGACCAAAAGCACCCGCATTCAGGCGAGCCTGTTCACGCCGCTGGAGAATGAGAAACAGCGTCTTCTGCAACGTATCGCCCAGCTTCGCCAGCAGTTAAATGAACCGCCCGCGCCGCTGCCGGTAACGACGGTTGCCGAAATGCGCTGCGACGTCGATCAGAGCGATGAAGAGTACGGCGCCGTGGTGCGCAAAATGCAGCGCGCCATTCGCGCGGGCGAAATTTTCCAGGTCGTGCCGTCGCGCCGTTTCTCACTTCCCTGCCCGTCGCCGCTGGCCTCGTACGATGTGCTGAAAAAGAGCAATCCCAGCCCGTATATGTTCTTTATGCAGGATAACGATTTCACCCTGTTCGGCGCATCGCCGGAAAGCTCGTTGAAATACGACGCCGTCAGCCGCCAGATTGAGATCTACCCCATTGCCGGCACCCGTCCTCGCGGCCGCCGCGCCGATGGTTCACTGGATCGCGATCTCGATAGCCGTATTGAGCTGGAGATGCGTACCGACCACAAAGAGCTTTCTGAACATCTGATGCTGGTTGACCTGGCCCGTAACGATCTGGCCCGCATCTGTACCCCGGGTAGCCGCTACGTAGCAGATTTGACCAAAGTCGATCGCTACTCTTTTGTGATGCATCTGGTTTCCCGCGTGGTCGGCGAACTGCGCCGCGACCTTGATGTCCTGCACGCCTACCGCGCCTGCATGAATATGGGCACCCTTAGCGGCGCGCCGAAAGTTCGCGCCATGCAGCTAATCGCCGCCGCGGAAGGCAAGCGTCGCGGTAGCTACGGCGGCGCGGTCGGCTACTTTACCGCCCATGGCGACCTCGATACCTGCATCGTGATCCGCTCAGCCTACGTTGAGGATGGCATTGCCACCGTGCAGGCGGGCGCCGGTATCGTGCTCGATTCCGTTCCGCAATCCGAGGCGGATGAAACCCGTAATAAAGCTCGCGCCGTGCTGCGCGCCATTGCTCAGGCCCACCACGCGAAGGAGACTTTCTAA
- the trpD gene encoding bifunctional anthranilate synthase glutamate amidotransferase component TrpG/anthranilate phosphoribosyltransferase TrpD, whose translation MADILLLDNIDSFTYNLADQLRANGHNVVIYRNTVPAQSLIERIGTMDNPVLMLSPGPGTPSEAGCMPELLTRLRGKLPIIGICLGHQAIVEAYGGYVGQAGEILHGKASSIEHDGQAMFAGLANPLPVARYHSLVGSNIPAGLTINANFNGMVMAVRHDADRVCGFQFHPESILTTQGALLLEQTLAWALQKLEQTNVVQPILEKLYQAETLSQQESHVLFSAVVRGEVKPEQLAAALVSMKVRGEQPQEIAGAATALLENAAPFPRPDYQFADIVGTGGDGSNSINISTASAFVAAACGLKVAKHGNRSVSSKSGSSDLLAAFGINLDMNADKSRAALDELGVCFLFAPKYHTGFRHAMPVRQQLKTRTLFNVLGPLINPAHPPLALIGVYSPELVLPIAETLRVLGYQRAAVVHSGGMDEVSLHAPTVVAELNNGEIQSYQLTAADFGLTPYHQDQLAGGTPEENRDILTRLLQGKGEAAHEAAVAANVAMLMRLHGHEDLKANARQVLDVLHSGAAYDRVTALAARG comes from the coding sequence ATGGCCGACATCCTGCTGCTCGATAATATCGACTCCTTTACCTATAACCTCGCCGACCAGCTGCGGGCTAACGGCCACAACGTGGTTATTTATCGTAATACCGTACCGGCGCAATCGCTGATTGAACGTATCGGCACCATGGATAATCCGGTGCTGATGCTCTCTCCGGGGCCGGGAACCCCAAGCGAAGCCGGCTGCATGCCCGAGCTGCTGACCCGCCTGCGCGGCAAGTTACCGATTATCGGTATCTGCCTCGGCCACCAGGCCATCGTGGAAGCCTACGGCGGCTATGTCGGCCAGGCGGGAGAAATCCTTCACGGCAAAGCGTCAAGCATTGAGCATGACGGCCAGGCGATGTTCGCCGGTCTCGCCAACCCGCTGCCGGTGGCCCGCTACCATTCTCTTGTCGGCAGCAATATTCCGGCCGGGCTCACCATTAACGCCAATTTCAACGGTATGGTGATGGCGGTTCGCCACGACGCCGATCGCGTCTGCGGCTTCCAGTTCCATCCGGAATCGATTCTGACTACCCAGGGAGCGCTACTGCTGGAGCAAACGCTGGCATGGGCGCTGCAGAAACTGGAGCAGACCAATGTCGTACAGCCGATTCTGGAAAAACTGTACCAGGCCGAGACGCTGAGCCAGCAGGAGAGCCACGTGCTGTTTTCCGCCGTCGTGCGCGGCGAAGTGAAGCCGGAACAGCTGGCCGCCGCGCTGGTAAGCATGAAAGTGCGCGGCGAACAACCACAGGAAATTGCCGGCGCCGCTACCGCGCTGCTGGAAAACGCCGCGCCGTTCCCGCGCCCGGATTATCAGTTTGCCGATATCGTCGGTACCGGCGGCGATGGCAGCAACAGTATCAATATCTCAACCGCCAGCGCCTTTGTCGCCGCCGCCTGCGGTTTAAAGGTGGCGAAACACGGTAACCGCAGCGTCTCCAGTAAATCTGGCTCGTCCGATCTGCTGGCCGCGTTTGGCATCAACCTGGATATGAATGCCGATAAATCGCGCGCCGCGCTGGATGAACTGGGCGTCTGCTTCCTGTTCGCGCCGAAATACCACACCGGTTTCCGCCACGCGATGCCGGTCCGCCAGCAGTTGAAAACGCGCACCTTGTTTAACGTGTTGGGGCCGCTTATCAATCCGGCGCACCCGCCGCTGGCGTTGATTGGCGTCTACAGCCCGGAACTGGTGTTGCCGATTGCAGAAACCTTGCGCGTACTCGGTTATCAACGTGCCGCCGTGGTACACAGCGGCGGCATGGACGAAGTCTCGTTGCATGCGCCGACCGTGGTCGCCGAACTCAATAACGGCGAAATCCAAAGCTATCAGCTGACCGCCGCCGACTTCGGCCTGACGCCATATCATCAGGATCAACTGGCCGGCGGCACGCCGGAAGAAAACCGTGACATTCTCACGCGCTTGCTACAAGGTAAAGGTGAAGCCGCTCATGAAGCCGCCGTCGCCGCCAACGTCGCCATGTTGATGCGTTTACACGGGCATGAAGACCTGAAAGCCAACGCCCGGCAGGTGCTGGATGTGCTGCACAGCGGAGCGGCCTATGACAGAGTGACCGCATTAGCGGCAAGAGGGTAA
- the trpCF gene encoding bifunctional indole-3-glycerol-phosphate synthase TrpC/phosphoribosylanthranilate isomerase TrpF encodes MQTVLAKIVADKAIWVEARKQQQPLASFQNDIVPSERHFYDALAGARTAFILECKKASPSKGLIREDFDPATIAGVYKHYASAISVLCDEKYFQGSFDFLPIVSKVAPQPILCKDFTIDPYQIYLARYYQADACLLMLSVLDDDQYRQLAAVAHSLNMGVLTEVSNEEELERAIALKAKVVGINNRDLRDMSIDLNRTRQLAPRLGPDVTVISESGIHTYGEVRELSHFANGFLIGSALMEQPDLSAAVKRVLLGENKVCGLTRPQDAQVAWEAGAIYGGLIFVDSSPRAVNDQQAQAVMAAAPLSYVGVFRDAAVEEVVTRATKLKLAAVQLHGSEDQAWIDALRAALPEQIQIWKALSVGETLPPRNLNHVARYVFDNGQGGSGQRFDWSLLQGQDLRNVMLAGGLSADNCVEAAKSGCAGLDFNSGVESQPGIKEASLVAAVFQTLRAY; translated from the coding sequence ATGCAGACCGTTTTAGCAAAAATCGTTGCTGACAAAGCGATTTGGGTAGAAGCCCGCAAACAACAACAACCGTTAGCCAGTTTTCAGAATGACATCGTGCCGTCCGAACGCCATTTTTACGATGCGCTGGCCGGCGCCCGCACCGCTTTTATTCTCGAGTGCAAAAAGGCGTCGCCGTCGAAGGGACTGATTCGTGAAGATTTCGACCCGGCGACCATCGCCGGGGTTTATAAGCACTACGCCTCGGCAATTTCGGTACTGTGCGATGAGAAATATTTTCAGGGCAGCTTTGATTTTCTGCCGATCGTCAGCAAAGTCGCGCCGCAGCCGATTCTGTGTAAAGACTTCACCATTGATCCTTACCAGATTTACCTCGCGCGTTACTACCAGGCCGATGCCTGCCTGCTGATGCTTTCGGTGCTCGATGATGATCAATATCGCCAGCTCGCCGCCGTCGCCCACAGTCTCAATATGGGCGTCCTGACCGAGGTCAGCAATGAAGAAGAGCTGGAGCGCGCGATTGCGCTGAAGGCCAAAGTCGTCGGCATTAACAACCGCGATCTGCGCGATATGTCGATTGATCTGAACCGCACGCGTCAACTGGCGCCGCGCCTCGGCCCGGATGTCACCGTGATCAGCGAATCCGGAATCCATACCTATGGCGAAGTCCGCGAACTGAGCCACTTCGCCAACGGCTTCCTGATTGGCTCGGCGCTGATGGAGCAACCGGATCTCAGCGCTGCGGTGAAGCGCGTGCTGTTAGGTGAGAACAAGGTCTGCGGCCTGACTCGTCCGCAGGATGCGCAAGTCGCCTGGGAGGCGGGCGCCATCTACGGCGGCCTGATTTTCGTCGATAGTTCGCCGCGTGCCGTTAACGACCAGCAGGCACAGGCGGTAATGGCCGCCGCGCCGCTTAGCTACGTTGGCGTGTTCCGTGATGCAGCCGTTGAAGAGGTCGTCACCCGCGCGACCAAATTGAAACTCGCCGCGGTCCAGCTTCATGGAAGCGAAGACCAGGCCTGGATTGATGCCCTGCGCGCGGCGCTGCCGGAGCAGATCCAAATCTGGAAGGCGCTGAGCGTCGGCGAAACGCTGCCGCCGCGTAACCTCAATCATGTGGCCAGATATGTCTTTGACAACGGTCAGGGCGGGAGCGGTCAACGCTTCGACTGGTCGCTGCTGCAGGGCCAGGACCTACGTAACGTGATGCTGGCAGGCGGCCTCAGCGCCGATAACTGCGTAGAAGCCGCGAAAAGCGGCTGTGCCGGACTCGATTTCAACTCAGGCGTAGAGTCGCAGCCGGGAATAAAAGAGGCAAGCCTGGTGGCTGCCGTTTTCCAGACGCTGCGCGCATATTAA
- the trpB gene encoding tryptophan synthase subunit beta, translating into MSTLLNPYFGEFGGMYVPQILMPALRQLEEAFVSAQKDPEFQAEFTDLLKNYAGRPTALTKCRNLTEGTRTTLYLKREDLLHGGAHKTNQVLGQALLAKRMGKTEIIAETGAGQHGVASALASALLGLKCRIYMGAKDVERQSPNVFRMRLMGAEVIPVHSGSATLKDACNEALRDWSGSYEKAHYMLGTAAGPHPFPTIVREFQRMIGEETKAQILEKEGRLPDAVIACVGGGSNAIGMFADFIDESRVGLIGVEPAGHGIETGEHGAPLKHGRVGIYFGMKSPMMQTSDGQIEESYSISAGLDFPSVGPQHAFLNSTGRAEYVSITDNEALDAFKALSRHEGIIPALESSHALAHALKMMRENPDKEQLLVVNLSGRGDKDIFTVHDILKARGEI; encoded by the coding sequence ATGAGCACTTTACTGAACCCGTATTTCGGCGAATTCGGCGGTATGTACGTTCCGCAGATCCTGATGCCCGCCCTGCGCCAGCTGGAAGAAGCTTTCGTCAGCGCGCAAAAAGATCCTGAGTTTCAGGCTGAATTCACCGACCTGCTGAAAAACTACGCGGGTCGTCCGACAGCGCTGACCAAATGCCGCAATCTGACCGAAGGCACCCGCACCACGCTGTACCTCAAGCGTGAAGATCTGCTCCACGGCGGCGCGCACAAAACCAACCAGGTGCTGGGCCAGGCGCTACTCGCCAAACGTATGGGCAAAACGGAAATTATCGCCGAAACCGGCGCCGGCCAACACGGCGTCGCCTCGGCGCTGGCCAGCGCCCTGCTCGGTCTGAAATGCCGCATCTATATGGGCGCCAAAGACGTCGAGCGCCAGTCGCCGAACGTCTTCCGCATGCGCCTGATGGGTGCGGAGGTCATTCCAGTGCACAGCGGTTCCGCCACCCTGAAAGATGCCTGTAACGAAGCGCTGCGCGACTGGTCCGGCAGCTACGAGAAGGCGCACTACATGCTCGGCACTGCCGCTGGCCCGCATCCATTCCCGACTATCGTGCGTGAATTCCAGCGCATGATCGGCGAAGAAACCAAAGCGCAGATCCTTGAGAAAGAAGGACGCCTGCCGGACGCGGTGATCGCCTGCGTTGGCGGTGGTTCTAACGCCATCGGCATGTTCGCTGATTTCATTGATGAATCCCGCGTTGGCCTGATTGGCGTCGAGCCTGCCGGCCACGGTATCGAAACCGGCGAGCACGGCGCGCCGCTGAAGCACGGTCGCGTCGGCATTTACTTCGGCATGAAGTCGCCGATGATGCAAACTTCCGACGGGCAGATCGAAGAATCTTATTCTATCTCCGCCGGGCTGGATTTCCCGTCAGTGGGTCCGCAGCATGCGTTCCTTAACAGCACCGGGCGCGCCGAGTATGTGTCAATTACCGACAACGAAGCGCTGGATGCCTTTAAAGCGCTCTCCCGCCATGAAGGCATTATTCCGGCGCTGGAGTCGTCGCACGCTCTGGCGCACGCGCTGAAGATGATGCGCGAGAATCCGGATAAAGAGCAGCTGCTGGTGGTTAACCTGTCTGGCCGCGGCGATAAAGACATCTTCACCGTACACGACATTTTGAAAGCGCGAGGGGAAATCTGA
- the trpA gene encoding tryptophan synthase subunit alpha has translation MERYETLFAQLKNRQEGAFVPFVTLGDPGPEQSLKIIDALIEAGADALELGIPFSDPLADGPTIQGATLRAFAAGVTPAQCFEMLAAIRHKHPTIPIGLLMYANLVFSPGIDEFYAECARVGVDSVLVADVPVEESAPFRQAALRHNIAPIFICPPNADDDLLRQIASYGRGYTYLLSRAGVTGAENRAALPLHHLIEKLAEYNAAPPLQGFGISAPEQVSAAIDAGAAGAISGSAIVKIIERNLEQPQNMLAELKTFVRSLKAATKTA, from the coding sequence ATGGAACGTTACGAGACGCTATTTGCACAGTTAAAAAACCGCCAGGAAGGCGCCTTTGTTCCCTTCGTCACCCTCGGCGATCCGGGGCCGGAACAGTCGCTGAAAATCATCGATGCGCTGATTGAAGCCGGCGCCGATGCGCTGGAATTGGGGATCCCCTTCTCCGACCCGCTGGCCGACGGCCCGACGATTCAGGGTGCCACATTGCGCGCTTTTGCCGCCGGCGTCACCCCGGCGCAGTGCTTCGAAATGCTGGCGGCGATCCGCCACAAGCATCCGACAATCCCAATCGGCCTTTTGATGTACGCGAACCTGGTGTTCAGCCCGGGGATTGATGAGTTCTACGCCGAATGCGCGCGTGTCGGCGTGGATTCGGTTCTGGTCGCCGACGTGCCGGTCGAAGAGTCCGCCCCGTTCCGCCAGGCCGCCCTGCGTCATAACATTGCGCCGATTTTCATCTGCCCGCCAAATGCCGATGACGATTTACTGCGCCAGATTGCCTCCTATGGCCGCGGCTATACCTACCTGCTATCGCGCGCTGGCGTGACAGGCGCGGAAAACCGCGCCGCGCTGCCGCTACATCATCTGATTGAAAAACTGGCGGAATATAACGCCGCGCCGCCGCTGCAGGGCTTTGGCATCTCGGCGCCGGAGCAGGTTTCCGCCGCCATTGACGCCGGTGCCGCCGGGGCAATATCCGGCTCGGCCATCGTCAAGATTATCGAGCGCAATCTTGAGCAGCCGCAGAACATGCTCGCAGAGCTAAAAACCTTCGTGCGCAGTTTGAAAGCAGCGACCAAAACCGCCTGA